One genomic window of Sodaliphilus pleomorphus includes the following:
- a CDS encoding acyl-CoA carboxylase subunit beta — MGKQLEKIQELIERRNAARLGGGEKAIQKQHDKGKYTARERINMLLDEGSFEELDMFVRHRCTNFGMEKKQVDGDAVVTGYGTIEGRLVYIFAQDATSFGGALSETMAMKICKIMDLAMKNGAPVIGLNDSGGARIQEGINALGGYAEIFQRNINASGVIPQISAILGPCAGGAVYSPALTDFIIMCQGISYMFLTGPKVVKTVTGEDVSQEQLGGAKVHATKSGVAHFAAENEEEAMALIKKLLSYMPSNNMEEAPRVECTDPIDRAEDALNSVIPESPNDPYNMYDVIGAIVDNGEFLEVHKDWAKNIIVGFARFNGQSVGVIANQPNYMAGVLDVNASRKGGRFVRFCDAFNIPLVTLVDVPGFLPGTQQEYNAVIMNGAKLLYAYGEATVPKITVTLRKSYGGSHIVMSCKQLRGDMNYAWPSAEIAVMGASGAAGILYAKQGKMAKAAAAEAKSEEEAKKIMADHKQFIAEKEQEYNDLFCTPYNAAKYGYIDDVIEPRNTRFRIIRALEQTRTKKLTNPAKKHGNIPL, encoded by the coding sequence ATGGGCAAACAACTTGAAAAAATTCAAGAGCTGATCGAGCGCCGTAATGCTGCGCGCCTCGGTGGTGGCGAAAAAGCCATTCAAAAACAGCACGACAAGGGCAAATACACTGCCCGCGAAAGAATCAACATGCTCCTCGACGAAGGCAGCTTTGAGGAACTTGACATGTTTGTGCGTCATCGCTGCACCAACTTCGGCATGGAGAAGAAGCAGGTCGACGGCGACGCTGTCGTGACAGGATATGGCACTATCGAGGGCCGTCTCGTCTACATCTTCGCACAAGACGCAACCTCTTTTGGCGGAGCCTTGAGTGAGACAATGGCCATGAAGATATGCAAGATCATGGACTTGGCCATGAAGAACGGAGCTCCCGTCATTGGACTCAACGACTCGGGCGGCGCACGCATCCAGGAGGGCATCAATGCCCTGGGCGGCTATGCCGAGATCTTCCAGCGCAACATCAACGCCAGCGGCGTGATTCCTCAGATATCGGCCATCTTAGGCCCCTGCGCCGGCGGTGCCGTATACTCTCCCGCCCTCACCGACTTCATTATCATGTGCCAAGGCATAAGCTACATGTTCCTCACTGGACCTAAGGTGGTAAAGACCGTGACAGGCGAGGATGTGAGCCAGGAGCAACTGGGTGGAGCAAAAGTGCACGCTACCAAGAGCGGTGTGGCACACTTTGCAGCCGAAAACGAGGAAGAGGCCATGGCCTTGATCAAGAAGTTGCTGAGCTACATGCCGAGCAACAACATGGAGGAAGCTCCGCGCGTGGAGTGCACCGATCCCATCGATCGTGCCGAGGATGCACTCAACAGTGTCATTCCCGAGAGCCCCAACGACCCCTACAACATGTATGACGTGATAGGCGCAATCGTCGACAACGGCGAGTTCCTTGAGGTTCACAAGGACTGGGCCAAGAATATCATCGTGGGCTTTGCCCGCTTCAATGGCCAGAGCGTGGGTGTGATTGCCAACCAACCCAACTACATGGCAGGTGTGCTCGATGTGAATGCAAGCCGCAAGGGCGGACGCTTTGTGCGTTTCTGCGACGCCTTCAACATCCCTCTGGTGACACTGGTCGACGTTCCCGGCTTCCTGCCCGGCACGCAGCAAGAATACAACGCAGTGATCATGAACGGCGCCAAGCTGCTTTATGCCTACGGCGAGGCAACTGTGCCCAAGATCACAGTGACGTTGCGCAAGAGCTACGGCGGCAGCCACATCGTGATGAGCTGCAAGCAGCTGCGCGGCGACATGAACTATGCATGGCCAAGCGCCGAAATCGCAGTGATGGGTGCCAGCGGTGCAGCAGGCATTCTCTATGCCAAGCAAGGCAAAATGGCAAAGGCTGCTGCAGCCGAGGCCAAGAGCGAGGAAGAGGCCAAGAAAATCATGGCCGACCACAAGCAATTTATTGCCGAGAAAGAGCAGGAGTACAACGACCTGTTCTGCACGCCTTACAATGCAGCCAAGTACGGCTACATCGACGACGTGATCGAGCCACGCAACACACGTTTCCGCATCATACGTGCACTCGAGCAGACTCGCACCAAGAAACTGACCAACCCGGCCAAAAAGCACGGAAATATTCCTCTCTAA
- a CDS encoding adenosylcobalamin-dependent ribonucleoside-diphosphate reductase yields MNTTTYTYEEAYEATLKYFGGDELAARVWTSKYALKDSLGHLYELTPDDMHHRIAHEIARIENKYPNPMSEEKIFGLIKHFRYIVPQGSPMAGIGNNFQVGSLSNCFVIGLDGYPDSYGGILKIDEEQVQLMKRRGGVGHDLSHIRPKGSPVKNSALTSTGLVPFMERYSNSTREVAQDGRRGALMLTVSIKHPDSEAFIDAKMTEGKVTGANVSVRIDDDFMKAATEGKKYVQQYPVHADSPLYKKEIDASKLWGKIVHNAWKSAEPGVLFWDTIIRESVPDCYADLGFRTISTNPCGEIPLCPYDSCRLLAINLYSYVENPFTKEARFNFDLFKEHIGYAQRIMDDIIDLEMEKIEKILDKIKSDPETLEVKQTELNLWNKIRNKTLKGRRTGVGTTAEGDMIAAMGLRYGTEPATEFSVSVHRALALAAYRSSVNMAKERGAFEVYDAQREKNNPYINRLKEADPELYDSMVKYGRRNIACLTIAPTGTTSIMTQTTSGIEPVFLPVYKRRRKVNPNDKDVHVDYVDSTGDAFEEYIVYHPKFVTWMQVNGIEVRHDYTQQQLDEIVAKSPYYKATSNDVDWVEKVKMQGAVQKWVDHSISVTINLPNDISEDMVNKLYVEAWKAGCKGCTVYRDGSRSGVLVTLTSEDKKKEKEKQAHYMAEEEHILKRPIVLDADVVRFQNNKEKWIAFIGLIDGRPYEIFTGIADDEEGIFCPKSVTKGKIIKVIGEDGEKRYDFQFVNKRGFKTTIEGLSEKFNPEFWNYAKLISGVLRYGMPIAQVLKLVSSLELDNQSINTWKMGVERALKKYLPNGTKAKGKKCPNCGQETLIYQEGCLICTNCGTSRCG; encoded by the coding sequence GTGAACACAACGACATACACTTATGAAGAAGCTTATGAAGCCACACTCAAGTATTTTGGTGGCGATGAGCTGGCAGCAAGGGTCTGGACGAGCAAGTATGCTCTGAAGGACTCGCTGGGACATCTTTATGAGCTTACCCCCGACGACATGCATCACCGCATCGCCCATGAGATTGCACGCATAGAGAACAAGTATCCCAATCCAATGAGTGAAGAAAAAATCTTCGGCTTGATAAAGCATTTTCGCTACATTGTGCCACAGGGCAGCCCTATGGCGGGCATTGGCAACAATTTCCAAGTTGGCTCGTTGTCCAATTGCTTTGTCATTGGCCTTGATGGTTATCCCGACAGCTACGGGGGCATCTTGAAGATCGACGAAGAGCAGGTTCAGCTCATGAAACGACGTGGTGGTGTGGGCCACGACTTGTCGCACATTCGCCCTAAAGGCTCTCCGGTGAAGAACTCGGCTTTGACCTCGACAGGACTTGTACCCTTCATGGAACGCTACAGCAACAGCACCCGCGAGGTTGCTCAAGACGGGCGCCGCGGTGCGCTCATGCTCACGGTGAGCATCAAGCATCCCGATAGCGAGGCCTTTATCGATGCAAAAATGACCGAGGGCAAGGTCACTGGCGCCAATGTGAGCGTGCGCATCGACGACGATTTCATGAAGGCTGCCACCGAGGGAAAGAAATATGTTCAACAATACCCCGTGCATGCCGATTCCCCCCTGTATAAGAAAGAAATCGACGCCTCGAAGCTGTGGGGCAAAATCGTGCACAATGCTTGGAAAAGCGCCGAGCCTGGCGTTTTGTTCTGGGACACGATCATTCGCGAGTCGGTGCCCGACTGCTATGCCGACCTCGGCTTCCGCACGATTTCGACCAATCCTTGCGGAGAGATCCCGTTGTGTCCCTACGACAGCTGCCGCTTGCTTGCTATCAACTTGTATTCCTATGTCGAGAATCCGTTTACCAAGGAAGCTCGATTCAACTTCGATTTGTTCAAGGAGCACATTGGCTACGCCCAGCGCATTATGGACGACATCATCGACCTTGAAATGGAAAAAATCGAGAAAATCTTAGATAAAATCAAGAGCGATCCCGAAACGTTGGAAGTGAAGCAAACTGAGTTGAACTTATGGAACAAGATACGCAACAAGACCTTGAAAGGCCGCCGCACGGGCGTGGGAACCACTGCCGAAGGCGACATGATTGCCGCCATGGGACTGCGCTATGGCACCGAGCCTGCTACCGAGTTCTCGGTGAGTGTGCATCGCGCACTGGCACTGGCCGCCTATCGCTCTTCGGTCAACATGGCCAAAGAGAGAGGGGCTTTTGAAGTCTACGATGCGCAGCGTGAGAAGAACAATCCCTACATCAACCGTCTCAAGGAGGCCGACCCCGAGCTGTATGACAGCATGGTGAAGTACGGCCGCCGCAATATTGCCTGTCTCACAATCGCACCCACAGGCACCACCAGCATCATGACGCAGACCACGTCGGGCATCGAACCTGTCTTTCTTCCTGTGTACAAGCGTCGCCGCAAGGTGAATCCTAACGACAAAGATGTGCATGTCGATTATGTCGACAGCACAGGCGATGCCTTTGAGGAATATATCGTCTACCATCCTAAGTTTGTCACCTGGATGCAAGTCAACGGCATTGAGGTGCGGCATGACTACACGCAGCAGCAGCTCGATGAGATTGTAGCCAAGTCTCCCTACTACAAGGCTACGTCCAACGATGTTGACTGGGTTGAAAAAGTGAAGATGCAGGGTGCCGTGCAAAAATGGGTCGACCACTCGATAAGCGTTACAATCAACCTGCCTAACGACATCAGCGAGGATATGGTGAACAAACTTTATGTAGAGGCGTGGAAGGCTGGTTGCAAGGGATGCACTGTGTACCGCGATGGCTCTCGCTCGGGTGTGCTTGTCACGCTCACCAGCGAGGACAAGAAAAAAGAGAAAGAGAAGCAGGCACACTACATGGCCGAAGAAGAGCACATCTTGAAGCGCCCGATTGTGCTTGACGCCGATGTTGTGCGTTTCCAGAACAACAAGGAGAAGTGGATTGCATTCATCGGCCTCATCGACGGACGCCCCTACGAGATATTTACCGGTATTGCCGACGACGAAGAGGGCATTTTCTGTCCTAAGTCGGTAACCAAGGGCAAGATTATCAAAGTCATAGGAGAGGATGGCGAGAAACGCTACGATTTCCAGTTTGTGAACAAGCGAGGGTTTAAAACCACTATCGAGGGCTTGAGCGAGAAGTTCAATCCCGAGTTCTGGAATTATGCCAAGCTCATCTCTGGTGTGCTGCGCTACGGCATGCCTATAGCCCAGGTGCTGAAATTGGTGAGCAGTCTTGAGCTCGACAATCAGTCGATCAATACCTGGAAAATGGGTGTGGAGCGTGCCCTCAAGAAATACCTGCCCAACGGCACCAAAGCCAAGGGCAAGAAATGTCCCAATTGTGGCCAGGAAACCCTTATCTATCAAGAGGGATGCTTGATATGCACCAATTGCGGCACGTCGCGCTGTGGCTGA
- a CDS encoding OadG family protein has translation MNKRNIIFLLLAAVVSFGALAQGHKNLRITEVMVAQDSTQYGGTTAGWVELYNSSYQAYAIEKMFITDKRPDQIFTKANEDIAYQREQVRGRDAVLRYLSEDPLKTGVYMIPRGDERNTNLGEHGQCVFVADGQIQNGTFHLPFKFADGKENYIAVYDVNGDLVDELTIPASLKASQSYALKAEGRLPIEGAEHNGDFEMRDGSSIEKAITPGNFNTRIKNENIEKFHQHDPYGVIITIIAMLIVFSALILLFLLFKLFGYVSDKSLNKNAAPAAPQAVEPQASIAATAPEAGEEEITAICMALYQHFNAHDEESGVLTFKHNTATAWNSKEQMMCPTPQRK, from the coding sequence ATGAATAAAAGAAATATCATTTTTCTGCTACTTGCAGCAGTCGTGAGCTTCGGCGCACTTGCACAGGGTCACAAGAACCTGCGCATCACCGAGGTGATGGTTGCTCAAGACAGCACGCAGTATGGTGGCACAACGGCCGGATGGGTCGAGCTTTACAACTCAAGCTATCAAGCCTATGCCATCGAGAAGATGTTTATCACCGACAAACGTCCCGACCAGATATTCACAAAGGCCAACGAGGACATCGCCTACCAGCGCGAGCAAGTGCGTGGTCGCGATGCAGTGCTTCGCTACCTTTCAGAGGACCCGTTGAAAACCGGAGTCTACATGATTCCGCGCGGTGATGAAAGAAACACCAACCTGGGCGAGCACGGGCAATGCGTGTTTGTTGCCGATGGGCAAATCCAAAATGGCACCTTCCACCTGCCGTTTAAGTTTGCCGATGGAAAAGAGAACTACATTGCAGTATATGATGTAAACGGAGACTTGGTCGACGAGCTCACGATTCCTGCCTCGCTCAAAGCCAGCCAGTCCTATGCGCTCAAGGCCGAAGGCCGTTTGCCCATCGAGGGCGCAGAGCACAACGGCGATTTTGAAATGCGCGACGGCAGCAGCATCGAGAAAGCCATCACCCCCGGCAATTTCAACACTCGCATCAAGAACGAGAACATCGAAAAGTTCCACCAGCACGATCCCTATGGCGTGATCATCACCATCATTGCCATGCTCATTGTGTTCTCGGCTCTCATCCTGCTGTTCTTGCTCTTCAAGCTGTTTGGCTATGTGAGCGACAAGTCGCTCAACAAGAACGCAGCCCCGGCAGCCCCACAGGCAGTTGAGCCTCAAGCGAGCATTGCTGCTACGGCACCCGAGGCCGGCGAGGAGGAAATTACAGCCATATGCATGGCACTGTACCAGCACTTCAACGCCCACGACGAGGAAAGCGGCGTGTTGACCTTCAAGCACAACACCGCCACTGCATGGAACTCGAAGGAGCAAATGATGTGCCCAACGCCTCAACGCAAATAA
- the mce gene encoding methylmalonyl-CoA epimerase produces MQISHIEHVGIAVASLEQAIPFYEKLLNTKCYKIEEVADQHVKTAFLKVGETKIELLEATSDESAIAKFIAKNGGHGGIQHMAFAVEDGLANALNELQEKGERVIDKTPRKGADGLNIAFVHPKSTCGALIELCENPNK; encoded by the coding sequence ATGCAGATTTCACACATCGAACACGTGGGCATTGCTGTTGCATCGCTTGAGCAAGCAATCCCATTTTACGAGAAATTACTGAACACCAAGTGCTACAAGATCGAAGAAGTTGCCGACCAACATGTAAAGACCGCTTTCCTGAAAGTGGGAGAAACCAAGATCGAGTTGCTTGAGGCTACGAGCGACGAGAGCGCCATTGCAAAGTTCATTGCCAAGAACGGCGGCCACGGCGGCATTCAGCACATGGCTTTTGCCGTTGAGGACGGTCTGGCCAATGCACTCAACGAATTGCAAGAGAAGGGTGAGCGCGTGATCGACAAGACTCCTCGCAAGGGTGCCGACGGCTTGAACATCGCTTTTGTACACCCCAAGAGCACTTGCGGAGCATTAATCGAACTTTGTGAAAATCCAAATAAGTAA